Genomic segment of Kingella negevensis:
ATCACATCAGACGAAGAAGGCGACGGCTACGACGGCACAACCAAAGTCGTTGAAAAATTAAAAGAACGCGGCGAAACTTTAGATTACTGCATTGTCGGCGAACCCACCGCCGTGAACCAAGTTGGCGATATGCTGAAAAACGGCAGACGCGGCTCACTTTCAGGCAGCCTGACTGTGCAAGGCAAACAAGGACACATCGCCTATCCCCATTTAGCGAAAAACCCAATCCACGCCGCCGCCCCAGCACTCGCAGAACTCGCTGCCACTGAATGGGACAAAGGCAACGCCTATTTCCCAGCCACCAGCTTCCAAATTTCCAACATCAATGGTGGCACAGGCGCAACAAATGTAATCCCAGCCACCGTAAACGTGAAATTCAACTTCCGTTTTTCCACCGAACAAACCGAAGGCAGCCTGAAAACGCGCGTTCACGAAATTTTGGATAAACACGGCTTGGATTACGATTTGGTGTGGAATTTGTCGGGCAATCCGTTTTTGACCGAAGCTGGCAAATTAACCGAAATCGCCCAAGCTGCGTGCGCCGAAATTTGCGGTGTTACGCCCGAATTGTCCACCACAGGCGGCACGTCAGACGGGCGTTTCATCAAAGCGATTGCGCGTGAATTGATTGAATTGGGTTTTGTGAATGCGACCATCCACCAAATTGACGAGCATATTGAATTGGCAGACATTCCAAAATTATCCGCTGTGTATGAAAAAATGATGGTTGAATTATTGAAATAAATTTTCAGGCTGCTTTTTTAGTAAACAACAAAAATGTAGGCTGGGTCGCGACCCAGCCTACAAATTGTCATGTACTTTCAGGCTGCCTGAAACGGGAGTAAACAATGAATAAAATCAATTTATTAATCAGTGCGACATTGTTATTGAGTGCGCCAAGTTTTGCCAGCAAACCAACCAAAATTACAGAGTGTTGGAATAAAACAAAAGCAAACGGTATCACATCAGAAATGCGAGATTGCACCGCGCTTGAAACTGAATACCATGATAAACGGCTCAATCAAGTCTATCAAAAACTACTGTCTAAATTATCGCCTGAGAAACAAAAAGCTCTGCGCCACGAGCAACGTGCTTGGTTAAAAAACATACACCAGCAAACAGACGCAGCCTATACCGAAATAGGTGGCACAATGGATTTGCTCAATGGCGATGGCGTGATTCTGACAGAAACAGAAAAACGCGCGAATGAATTAGAACATCGGTTAAACCAATAAGGCAGCCTGAAAACTATTTTCAGGCTGCCTTATTGGTTACGGCTTACGCGCCAACATCGTAACAAACTTCAACTGCACAGGATTGCCATTCGCATCACGCGCGTGCATTGAACCGATTTCTTCACGGTATTCCACCATTTCCCAATCCGCATAATATTCACGCAATTCATTCTCTTTAAACGTAAACGAAAACGGCATGTGGCACGGATAATCCGCCGTATCCATCGCCGACACAATCAGATTGTACCCACCCGAAACCGTATGCGCCTGCATGTCCGCCAAAATCGCAGGCACGCGCTCACGTTGCAAGAACATGAACACCACAGTCGCCACCATCAAACCATATTCGCCTTGAATTTGCGCTTGATTCATATCATAAGTCAGCGTATTCATTGGCAAATTTTCATGCGCCGCCAAATCCGCCAGTTGCGACACGCCACTA
This window contains:
- the dapE gene encoding succinyl-diaminopimelate desuccinylase; amino-acid sequence: MKTLELAKQILAEQSITPDDKNCQKILIDRLRAIGFSIKEMHFGDTKNFYAKLGDTAPVLCFAGHTDVVPTGDLSKWTFDPFTPTEHNGKLYARGVADMKTAIACFVTACERFVAANPDFSGSLALLITSDEEGDGYDGTTKVVEKLKERGETLDYCIVGEPTAVNQVGDMLKNGRRGSLSGSLTVQGKQGHIAYPHLAKNPIHAAAPALAELAATEWDKGNAYFPATSFQISNINGGTGATNVIPATVNVKFNFRFSTEQTEGSLKTRVHEILDKHGLDYDLVWNLSGNPFLTEAGKLTEIAQAACAEICGVTPELSTTGGTSDGRFIKAIARELIELGFVNATIHQIDEHIELADIPKLSAVYEKMMVELLK
- a CDS encoding lysozyme inhibitor LprI family protein, producing MNKINLLISATLLLSAPSFASKPTKITECWNKTKANGITSEMRDCTALETEYHDKRLNQVYQKLLSKLSPEKQKALRHEQRAWLKNIHQQTDAAYTEIGGTMDLLNGDGVILTETEKRANELEHRLNQ